A part of Miscanthus floridulus cultivar M001 chromosome 6, ASM1932011v1, whole genome shotgun sequence genomic DNA contains:
- the LOC136460910 gene encoding uncharacterized protein gives MVDLIVGMKRLTKVLIDGGSGLNIMYTETLDAMGIDRVRVQPTRAPFHSVVPRKQALPLGQLDLPVTFEGLSNYRTKTLTFEVVGFHRTYHAILGQPCYAKFMAVPNYTFLKLKMSGPGGIIIVGTSFQRTYEHEVECCDHVTAIISSTELMALRKEVTEETLDP, from the coding sequence ATGGTCGACCTAATCGTCGGtatgaagcgcctcaccaaggtactaatagatgggggtagcggcctcaacatcatgtacaccgagacgctcgatgccatgggcatcgaccgagtgcGCGTCCAGCCGACTAGAGCACCTTTCCACAGtgtcgtgcctagaaagcaggccttaCCACTTGGGCAGCTCGATCTACCCGTCACCTTTGAGGGCCTATCCAACTATAGGacgaagaccctcacctttgaagtggttgggttccacagaacctaccacgccatcctagggcaaccatgctatgcgaagttcatggccgttcccaacTACACCTTCCTCAAACTAAAGATGTCAGGCCCAGGTGGGATCATCATCGTTGGCACCTCCTTTCAGCGCACCTACGAGCATGAGGTTGAGTGCTGTGATCACGTCACAGCAATCATCTCCTCCACAGAGCTCATGGCCCttaggaaggaggtcaccgaagaaacACTCGACCCTTAG